From the Solanum pennellii chromosome 4, SPENNV200 genome, one window contains:
- the LOC107015581 gene encoding monooxygenase 1-like: MESSGCDEMQEIVIVGGGLCGLATALALHRKGVKSVVLEKSESLRSAGAAIGVLPNGWKALDQLGVAPYLRTTALPLQGMRITWMDKGNEKFTPYKNIGEVRCLKRSDIVETFADALPPKTIRFGCDIVSVEMDPITSLPSILLSNGNRIGAKVLIGCDGSRSIVASFLGLKPAKTFRTCAIRGLTSYPNGHSFPLEFVRLIVGQTAVGRLPITDKLVHWFVSVQQGTDAKFPQDTQVIKQRAMEAVIGHPADVQEMIKKCDLDSLWFSHLRYRAPWDLMFGNFREKTVTVAGDAMHVMGPFLGQGGSSGIEDAVVLGRNLAKTINGSCFDLEEAVNQYIKERKMRVVKLATQSYLTALLFENRPMLTKIVIVAVMAIFFRNPSAHTQYDCGLL; this comes from the exons GAAAGGGGTAAAGAGTGTGGTATTAGAGAAATCAGAAAGTTTAAGATCAGCAGGAGCAGCCATAGGTGTACTACCTAATGGATGGAAGGCACTTGATCAACTTGGAGTGGCTCCATACCTAAGAACTACTGCTCTTCCTCTTCAAGG GATGCGAATTACATGGATGGACAAGGGCAATGAAAAATTCACACCGTACAA GAATATCGGAGAGGTTCGTTGTCTGAAGAGGAGTGATATAGTTGAAACATTTGCTGATGCTTTGCCTCCAAAGACTATACGTTTTGGATGCGATATTGTGTCTGTAGAAATGGATCCTATCACTTCCTTACCGAGTATTCTACTTTCTAATGGAAATCGTATTGGCGCTAAG GTTTTGATCGGGTGTGATGGATCGAGGTCAATAGTAGCAAGTTTCCTTGGATTAAAGCCTGCAAAAACATTTCGGACTTGTGCAATTAGAGGTTTAACAAGTTATCCCAATGGTCACTCATTTCCTCTCGAATTTGTCCGTCTCATAGTTGGCCAAACTGCAGTTGGGAGACTACCAATCACTGATAAGTTGGTACACTGGTTTGTTTCTGTTCAACAGGGCACAG ATGCCAAGTTCCCACAAGATACACAAGTTATCAAACAAAGAGCAATGGAGGCAGTAATTGGTCATCCAGCTGATGTACAAGAAATGATTAAAAAATGTGATCTGGATTCTCTCTGGTTTTCTCACTTGAGATATCGCGCACCATGGGACTTGATGTTTGGCAATTTCCGGGAAAAAACTGTAACGGTTGCTGGAGATGCAATGCATGTAATGGGTCCATTCCTTGGACAGGGAGGTTCATCAGGAATAGAAGATGCAGTGGTGCTTGGAAGAAACTTGGCAAAGACGATTAACGGAAGTTGTTTTGATCTTGAAGAGGCAGTGAATCAGTATATAAAAGAGAGGAAAATGAGGGTGGTAAAACTAGCAACACAATCTTATCTGACTGCCCTTCTTTTTGAGAATAGACCAATGCTCACAAAAATTGTCATCGTCGCTGTGATGGCCATTTTCTTCAGAAACCCAAGTGCTCATACTCAATACGACTGTGGTCTCCTCTGA